A stretch of the Thermoanaerobaculia bacterium genome encodes the following:
- a CDS encoding DUF1579 domain-containing protein, giving the protein MRRTKIGIALACLAAAVAAADEKAAPAPPPDQKAMMEAWAKFATPGPAHKALQPLVGTWNAKITSWMAPGSAPVTSDGTSEIAWVLGGRYLQQKHEGSFLGQPFSGLGYTAYDNYKKQYLGTWMDNMGTSILSMAGTADASGKVLAMEGKMDDFVTGRVLAIRSTLRILDEDHNVYEMYAPGPDGKEYKMMEIDYSRKK; this is encoded by the coding sequence ATGCGCCGGACGAAGATCGGGATCGCCCTCGCCTGCCTGGCCGCCGCGGTCGCCGCGGCCGACGAGAAAGCCGCTCCGGCCCCCCCGCCGGACCAGAAGGCGATGATGGAAGCGTGGGCGAAATTCGCCACGCCGGGCCCCGCCCACAAGGCGCTCCAGCCGCTCGTCGGCACGTGGAACGCGAAGATCACGAGCTGGATGGCGCCCGGATCGGCGCCGGTCACTTCCGACGGCACTTCCGAGATCGCGTGGGTGCTCGGCGGCCGCTATCTCCAGCAGAAGCACGAGGGATCGTTTCTCGGGCAGCCCTTCTCCGGCCTCGGCTATACCGCTTACGACAATTACAAGAAACAGTACCTCGGCACCTGGATGGACAACATGGGCACGTCGATCCTCTCGATGGCGGGAACGGCCGACGCTTCCGGAAAGGTCCTCGCGATGGAAGGGAAGATGGACGACTTCGTCACCGGCCGGGTTCTGGCGATCCGGTCGACCCTTCGAATCCTCGACGAGGATCACAACGTCTACGAGATGTACGCCCCGGGACCGGACGGCAAGGAATACAAGATGATGGAGATCGACTACAGCCGGAAGAAATAG
- a CDS encoding S9 family peptidase gives MRSLEVAPPIAPIAPRRPKRLELHGDVRIDDYFWLRERSDPEVVAYLEAENRYAEAVVAPAAALRERLYAEMLGHIRETDRTVPYREGEYFYYVRTEEGRQYPIYCRRRGGLDAPEEVTLDVNALAEGKPFLAIGDYAVSDDGSLLAYSIDESGDRRYTLQVKDLRTGATLPDRIEDTSSDSVVWAADGRTLFYALEDEAKRPWRFFRHALGGEDDALLYEETDERFDIGAYRSRSGRFVFLVAASHTTSEVRYLDAGVPFGALRLIAPREPGHEYDVDHREDLFYIRTNGGDVPGTKARNFRIAVAPVSDPARANWREIVAERSDVMIEGIDCFAAHLVRYERERAVPRIVVTRVDSGETHAVAFDEEIYALRPSGNREYRTAVLRYDFESLVTPASIFDYDMDSRVATLRKRTEVPGYDPSLYEQRRIEAAAADGARIPISLVHRKGIPRDGSAPADLWGYGSYGLNFPIRFDPSRLALLDRGFVFAVAHIRGGAELGKGWHDDGRMHRKMNTFTDFIAAAECLVAEGYTSPSRLVAEGRSAGGLLMGAVVNLRPDLFRAIVTAVPFVDVLSTMLDPSLPLTVTEYEEWGNPNDPEAYGYMRRYSPYDNVTPGAYPAMLVKTSWNDSQVPYWEPAKLVAKLRAVRTVERTLLLKTNMDAGHGGASGRYDALRERAFDLAFILRELGIEG, from the coding sequence ATGCGCTCCCTCGAAGTCGCTCCCCCGATCGCGCCGATCGCTCCGCGGCGGCCGAAGCGTCTCGAGCTCCACGGGGACGTCCGGATCGACGACTATTTCTGGCTCCGGGAGCGAAGCGATCCGGAAGTCGTCGCGTACCTCGAGGCGGAGAACCGGTACGCCGAGGCGGTCGTGGCTCCCGCGGCGGCGCTCCGGGAGAGGCTCTATGCCGAGATGCTCGGGCACATCCGGGAGACCGATCGCACCGTCCCGTACCGGGAGGGGGAGTACTTCTATTACGTCCGCACCGAAGAAGGCCGGCAGTACCCGATCTACTGCCGGCGCCGCGGCGGCCTCGATGCGCCCGAGGAGGTGACGCTCGACGTCAACGCTCTCGCCGAGGGAAAGCCGTTTCTCGCGATCGGCGATTACGCGGTGTCCGACGACGGGTCCCTGCTCGCCTATTCGATCGACGAGAGCGGCGATCGGCGCTACACCCTGCAGGTGAAGGACCTCCGGACCGGAGCCACGCTTCCGGACCGGATCGAGGACACGTCTTCCGACTCGGTCGTCTGGGCCGCCGACGGCAGGACGCTCTTCTACGCGCTCGAGGACGAGGCGAAGCGGCCGTGGCGGTTCTTCCGGCACGCGCTCGGAGGGGAGGACGACGCGCTTCTCTACGAGGAGACGGACGAGCGATTCGACATCGGCGCGTACCGTTCGCGGAGCGGGCGATTCGTCTTCCTGGTCGCGGCGAGCCACACGACGTCGGAGGTCCGGTACCTCGACGCCGGCGTTCCGTTCGGGGCGTTGCGGCTGATCGCACCGCGGGAGCCCGGCCACGAGTACGACGTCGACCACCGCGAAGATCTCTTCTACATCCGGACGAACGGCGGCGACGTCCCGGGGACGAAAGCGCGGAACTTCCGGATCGCCGTCGCGCCCGTTTCCGACCCCGCGCGCGCGAACTGGCGCGAGATCGTGGCGGAACGCTCCGACGTCATGATCGAAGGGATCGACTGTTTCGCCGCGCACCTGGTCCGGTACGAGCGGGAGCGCGCGGTGCCGCGCATCGTCGTCACGCGGGTCGACAGCGGCGAGACGCACGCGGTCGCGTTCGACGAGGAGATCTATGCGCTTCGGCCTTCGGGAAACCGCGAATACCGGACCGCGGTCCTGCGATACGACTTCGAGTCGCTCGTCACGCCCGCGTCGATCTTCGACTACGACATGGATTCGCGCGTCGCGACGCTTCGCAAGCGGACGGAAGTTCCGGGATACGACCCGTCGCTCTACGAGCAGCGCCGGATCGAAGCCGCCGCCGCCGACGGCGCCCGGATTCCGATCTCGCTCGTCCATCGGAAGGGGATACCGAGGGACGGTTCGGCGCCGGCGGATCTCTGGGGATACGGCTCCTACGGGCTGAACTTTCCGATCCGCTTCGACCCTTCCCGTCTCGCGCTCCTCGATCGCGGATTCGTGTTCGCGGTCGCGCACATCCGCGGGGGAGCCGAGCTCGGCAAGGGGTGGCACGACGACGGTCGGATGCATCGGAAGATGAACACGTTCACGGATTTCATCGCCGCGGCCGAGTGCCTCGTCGCCGAGGGGTACACCTCGCCGTCCCGGCTCGTGGCGGAAGGGCGCAGCGCCGGCGGGCTGCTGATGGGGGCGGTCGTGAACCTTCGGCCCGACCTGTTCCGCGCGATCGTGACGGCGGTGCCGTTCGTCGACGTCCTCAGCACGATGCTCGACCCTTCTCTGCCGCTCACGGTCACCGAATACGAGGAGTGGGGGAACCCGAACGACCCCGAGGCCTACGGATACATGCGCCGCTATTCGCCGTACGACAACGTGACGCCCGGCGCGTATCCGGCCATGCTCGTCAAGACGTCCTGGAACGACAGCCAGGTCCCTTACTGGGAGCCCGCCAAGCTCGTCGCGAAGCTCCGCGCGGTCAGGACGGTGGAAAGGACCCTGTTGCTCAAGACGAACATGGATGCGGGACACGGCGGCGCATCGGGCCGCTACGACGCGCTGCGCGAGCGCGCATTCGATCTGGCGTTCATTCTCCGGGAGCTCGGGATCGAGGGATAG
- a CDS encoding Gfo/Idh/MocA family oxidoreductase produces MRAEEGTDFEIGLAGCGRWGKRILADLVGLGACVRVADPSDEARRGALAAGAREAVPDVASFGRIDAAIVATPTLEHSASIDALAGRRIPIFCEKPLTADAASAHRLADALDGRLWVLAKWRWHPAIEAIAAIARTGELGPPRALRTRRRQPSISGYDVDPVWVLAPHELSIASEVLGELPSIARAQAAFDGGKVTALNAEADGAVAFSFEVSVRAPDRKREVELLCRDGRVLWSSEDEHAIRVGGQRRSVDPDPPLRRELRAIREFLRGGPPPKTGAREGAAAVAVLERAREIAGITPSGRRSR; encoded by the coding sequence GTGCGCGCGGAGGAGGGCACGGACTTCGAGATCGGGCTCGCCGGATGCGGCCGATGGGGGAAGCGGATCCTCGCCGACCTCGTCGGTCTCGGCGCCTGCGTTCGCGTCGCGGACCCCTCCGACGAGGCGCGCCGCGGCGCCCTCGCGGCCGGCGCCCGGGAAGCGGTCCCGGACGTGGCGTCGTTCGGACGAATCGACGCGGCGATCGTCGCGACGCCGACTCTCGAGCATTCCGCTTCGATCGACGCGCTCGCCGGCCGGAGGATTCCGATCTTCTGCGAGAAGCCGCTCACCGCGGACGCCGCGTCGGCGCACCGGCTCGCCGATGCGCTCGACGGCCGCCTCTGGGTCCTGGCGAAATGGCGGTGGCACCCCGCGATCGAAGCGATCGCGGCGATCGCGCGCACCGGGGAGCTCGGCCCGCCCCGCGCGCTCCGGACGCGGCGTCGGCAGCCGTCGATCTCGGGCTACGACGTCGATCCCGTGTGGGTGCTGGCGCCCCACGAGCTCTCGATCGCGTCGGAGGTCCTCGGCGAGCTGCCCTCGATCGCCCGTGCGCAAGCGGCGTTCGACGGCGGGAAGGTCACCGCGCTGAATGCCGAGGCCGACGGGGCCGTCGCGTTCTCCTTCGAGGTCTCCGTCCGCGCTCCGGACCGGAAGCGCGAGGTCGAGCTCCTCTGCCGCGACGGCCGCGTCCTCTGGAGCAGCGAGGACGAGCACGCGATCCGCGTCGGCGGACAACGGCGGAGCGTCGATCCGGACCCGCCGCTCCGGCGCGAGCTCCGGGCGATCCGGGAATTCCTGCGCGGCGGCCCTCCCCCGAAGACGGGCGCCCGGGAAGGAGCCGCGGCGGTCGCCGTTCTCGAGCGGGCCCGCGAGATCGCGGGGATCACGCCGTCCGGTCGACGATCTCGCTGA
- a CDS encoding dTDP-4-dehydrorhamnose 3,5-epimerase family protein — protein MIRTGVLPDGACWRPLQTIGDGRGVFAEIYRGEWIEGVPALQWNFIRSRERVMRGVRVHPLHDDYLVVLDGFLIVGLRDLRRRSPTYGRTSLVELRGSSLSLLKTPAGVAHGLYVAEPSLFVIGVTRYHDASDDIPCRWDDPALEIPWPFASADVSSSDASGLSFSEVSEIVDRTA, from the coding sequence ATGATCCGAACCGGGGTGCTTCCCGACGGCGCCTGCTGGCGGCCGCTCCAGACGATCGGCGACGGGCGCGGCGTGTTCGCCGAGATCTACCGGGGAGAATGGATCGAGGGGGTTCCGGCGCTGCAGTGGAACTTCATCCGGTCGCGGGAGAGAGTGATGCGCGGCGTGCGCGTCCACCCGCTCCACGACGACTACCTCGTCGTCCTCGACGGATTCCTGATCGTCGGTCTCCGCGACCTGCGCCGCCGTTCGCCCACGTACGGGCGCACCTCGCTCGTCGAGCTCCGCGGCTCGTCGCTCTCGCTTCTGAAGACTCCGGCCGGCGTCGCCCACGGACTCTACGTGGCCGAGCCGTCGCTGTTCGTGATCGGCGTGACCCGGTATCACGATGCTTCCGACGACATTCCCTGCCGGTGGGACGATCCCGCGCTCGAGATTCCCTGGCCTTTCGCGTCGGCGGACGTCTCTTCCTCCGACGCGAGCGGTCTCTCGTTTTCCGAGGTCAGCGAGATCGTCGACCGGACGGCGTGA
- a CDS encoding glycosyltransferase family A protein: MTVFDVLLPTRGRSHTIRRAISSVLGQTERNFRLRVVGDGCDEETERVVRAFPDPRISFTRFPKGGGFGYGNRNAVLREGDAPFVAYMTDDDLMFPDHLALARAALEASAAGLVAFRCAQVRYPDDLDPFFFPFDWKVPGLGGFLRNWFVGSANLVHRRSLFDRIGYWDASLQRFGDREFYRRARLAGEAIDSGETTLLRFFAAEWDARYASVAEPPQERYLERIRDPDWVRDLRSRVRTGPRGIRTRIAQGRDFLRFAARSGPKFARFAFRRRAPVDVPPGGLYSREK, encoded by the coding sequence ATGACCGTCTTCGACGTCCTCCTCCCGACGCGCGGCCGTTCGCACACGATCCGCCGGGCGATCTCGTCCGTTCTCGGACAGACGGAGCGGAATTTCCGGCTCCGCGTCGTCGGCGACGGCTGCGACGAGGAGACGGAGAGGGTCGTTCGCGCGTTTCCCGATCCCCGGATCTCGTTCACGAGGTTTCCGAAAGGAGGCGGGTTCGGATACGGAAACCGGAACGCCGTCCTCCGCGAGGGGGATGCCCCGTTCGTGGCCTACATGACCGACGACGACCTCATGTTCCCGGATCACCTCGCGCTCGCCCGCGCGGCGCTGGAGGCGTCCGCCGCGGGGCTGGTCGCCTTTCGCTGCGCGCAGGTCCGGTATCCGGACGACCTCGATCCTTTCTTCTTCCCCTTCGACTGGAAGGTCCCGGGTCTGGGCGGCTTCCTCCGGAACTGGTTCGTCGGCTCGGCGAATCTCGTCCATCGCCGCTCGCTCTTCGACCGGATCGGCTACTGGGACGCCTCGCTGCAGCGGTTCGGCGACCGGGAGTTCTACCGCCGCGCGCGTCTGGCGGGGGAGGCGATCGATTCCGGGGAGACCACCCTTCTGCGATTCTTCGCCGCGGAGTGGGACGCGCGATACGCGTCCGTCGCCGAGCCCCCGCAGGAGCGTTACCTCGAAAGGATCCGGGACCCGGATTGGGTCCGCGATCTGCGGAGCCGCGTCCGGACGGGGCCTCGCGGGATCCGGACGCGGATCGCGCAGGGGCGGGACTTTCTCCGGTTCGCCGCCCGGTCCGGCCCGAAATTCGCGCGGTTCGCGTTCCGCCGCCGGGCTCCCGTTGACGTTCCCCCGGGCGGGCTTTACTCTCGCGAAAAATGA
- a CDS encoding NAD(P)-dependent oxidoreductase has product MGPSDAKEEARMTTVGFIGLGNMGLPMAKNLRGAGFEVLAFNRTRSRADSFAAEGGRAVERPRDAAAAGLVVSMVADDRALEEIVQGADGILEGLPPGGLHVSMSTVSPSLSRRLAGLHRERGRNFVAAPVFGRPDAAAARNLWICAAGTGRERAQEVLGALGQGIFDLGEDAGAANVVKLSGNFLIASAMESMAEAFALCQKNGIPRETAAELFSSTLFSCPIYRNYGNAIAAERYSPPGFRLSLGAKDLTLVLEAARESAVPMPSASLVHDRLVASVGRGRSDLDWAGLALAVSEDGGLRE; this is encoded by the coding sequence ATCGGGCCTTCGGACGCGAAGGAGGAGGCGAGGATGACGACCGTCGGATTCATCGGGCTCGGCAACATGGGTTTGCCGATGGCGAAAAACCTTCGGGGCGCGGGGTTCGAAGTTCTGGCGTTCAATCGCACGCGCTCCCGGGCGGACTCATTCGCGGCCGAAGGAGGGCGCGCCGTGGAGCGACCCCGCGACGCCGCGGCAGCCGGCCTCGTCGTTTCGATGGTCGCCGACGACCGCGCGCTCGAGGAAATCGTTCAGGGCGCGGACGGAATCCTGGAGGGATTGCCGCCCGGCGGTCTCCACGTCTCGATGAGCACCGTGTCGCCTTCCCTTTCCCGGAGGCTCGCGGGCCTTCACCGCGAGCGAGGAAGGAATTTCGTCGCAGCGCCCGTTTTCGGCCGGCCGGATGCCGCGGCCGCCCGCAACCTCTGGATCTGCGCCGCCGGTACCGGGCGGGAACGGGCGCAGGAGGTGCTCGGCGCTCTCGGACAGGGAATCTTCGATCTCGGCGAGGACGCCGGCGCGGCCAACGTCGTGAAGCTCTCGGGCAACTTTCTCATCGCCTCCGCGATGGAGTCGATGGCCGAAGCTTTCGCGCTGTGCCAGAAGAACGGCATCCCGCGTGAGACCGCCGCCGAGCTGTTCTCTTCGACGCTCTTTTCGTGTCCGATCTACAGGAACTACGGCAACGCGATCGCCGCGGAACGCTACTCGCCGCCGGGGTTTCGGCTCTCGCTCGGCGCGAAGGACCTGACTCTCGTTCTCGAGGCGGCGCGGGAGAGCGCCGTTCCGATGCCCTCGGCGAGCCTCGTCCACGACCGGCTGGTGGCGAGCGTGGGCCGCGGGCGCTCCGATCTCGACTGGGCGGGCCTCGCCCTGGCCGTTTCGGAGGACGGGGGTCTGCGGGAATGA